A single region of the Streptomyces caelestis genome encodes:
- a CDS encoding ABC transporter ATP-binding protein has product MTTAPLTDRATTVAARATDLSKIYGQGETRVVALDRVSVDFRQAEFTAIMGPSGSGKSTLMHCVAGLDTFSSGSVRIGDTELGSLKDKQLTKLRRDKIGFIFQAFNLLPTLTALENITLPMDIAGRKPDKQWLDSVIRMVGLADRLGHRPAQLSGGQQQRVAVARALASRPEIIFGDEPTGNLDSRSGAEVLGFLRNSVRELGQTVVMVTHDPVAAAYADRVIFLADGRIVDEMYRPTAESVLDRMKAFDAKGRTS; this is encoded by the coding sequence GTGACCACCGCACCGCTCACCGACCGGGCCACCACCGTGGCCGCGCGCGCCACGGATCTGTCGAAGATCTACGGACAGGGTGAGACCCGGGTGGTCGCCCTGGACCGGGTCTCCGTCGACTTCCGGCAGGCCGAGTTCACCGCGATCATGGGCCCCTCCGGCTCCGGCAAGTCGACCCTGATGCACTGTGTGGCCGGTCTGGACACCTTCTCCTCCGGGTCGGTGCGCATCGGCGACACCGAGCTCGGCTCCCTGAAGGACAAGCAGCTGACCAAGCTGCGCCGGGACAAGATCGGCTTCATCTTCCAGGCGTTCAACCTGCTGCCGACCCTGACGGCTCTGGAGAACATCACCCTCCCGATGGACATCGCGGGCCGCAAACCGGACAAGCAGTGGCTGGACTCCGTGATCCGGATGGTCGGTCTGGCGGACCGGCTCGGCCACCGGCCCGCCCAGCTGTCGGGCGGTCAGCAGCAGCGCGTCGCCGTGGCGCGGGCGCTGGCCTCCAGGCCCGAGATCATCTTCGGTGACGAGCCCACCGGAAACCTCGACTCGCGTTCCGGCGCCGAGGTGCTGGGCTTCCTGCGCAACTCCGTGCGGGAGCTGGGCCAGACGGTGGTGATGGTGACCCACGACCCGGTGGCCGCGGCCTACGCGGACCGGGTGATCTTCCTCGCGGACGGGCGGATCGTCGACGAGATGTACCGGCCGACGGCCGAGTCGGTCCTCGATCGCATGAAGGCGTTCGACGCCAAGGGCCGCACCAGCTGA
- a CDS encoding ABC transporter permease, with amino-acid sequence MFRTALRNVLAHKARLLMTVLAVMLGVAFVSGTLVFTNTISDAFQKSSAKGFDQVDVAVTADSRAAEGDQVGKAHDLTRAELDKSERVPGAASAIGVVQGFTAIADKDGKLIGDGFQSQGGNYWGTKDPRYPLVSGHAPKGRGEILIDSETAERAGYEVGDTVRMSVDGPVLTPRITGIFTTDDGNVAAGGSLTLFDTATAQKLFGKAGTYDQIDVKAKAGVTQAALKAELDKALPGDRVETTTGKQLADDQARMISESMSGMQTALLVFAGIALFVGTFIIANTFTMLVAQRTKELALMRAVGASRRQVTRSVLIEAFVVGAVAAVAGLVAGIGIGAGLRSLMGTFDATVPDGPLIIKPATILTALAVGILVTMLAAWLPGRRAAKIPPVAAMNSVHAKATTKSLVLRNTLGALFSAAGVAVVLVATTMDGSDGQMPMGLGAVLLIIGVFILTPLLSRPLIAAAAPVLRAFGVSGKLARQNSVRNPRRTAATASALMIGLTLITGMTVMAGSLQQAIEKMASSSIKADYVVSMANGNPLSPDVEKKLARTDGVTATSPIRNAVSRIDGRTEYLTGVNGAAIGELAGPKVDAGSFKVGGTQVVVDSETAKSYGWKAGSAFTVSYEDGKKQQLTVAGTYESNDFLRGILLDQATLAPHKSDPYNMKVMVKTAGGTSGATQDKLEKALGTNPAIKVQDKKDISNEIAQMFTLMLNMVYGLLAMAVIVAVLGVVNTLAMSVFERSQEIGMLRAIGLDRKGIKRMVRLESLVISLFGAVLGIGLGVFFGWAAGELLATRLATYELVLPWARMGVFLLLAATVGVLAALWPARRAARLNMLEAIKAE; translated from the coding sequence ATGTTCCGTACCGCCTTGCGCAACGTGCTCGCGCACAAGGCCCGGCTCCTGATGACCGTGCTCGCCGTGATGCTCGGCGTGGCCTTCGTGTCGGGGACCCTGGTCTTCACCAACACCATCTCCGACGCCTTCCAGAAGAGTTCGGCCAAGGGCTTCGACCAGGTCGACGTCGCCGTCACAGCGGACTCCCGGGCCGCCGAGGGCGACCAGGTCGGCAAGGCCCACGACCTGACCCGGGCGGAGCTCGACAAGAGCGAGCGCGTTCCCGGAGCCGCGTCCGCCATCGGCGTCGTGCAGGGCTTCACCGCCATCGCCGACAAGGACGGCAAGCTCATCGGCGACGGTTTCCAGTCGCAGGGCGGCAACTACTGGGGCACCAAGGACCCTCGCTACCCCCTGGTCAGCGGGCACGCCCCCAAGGGCCGCGGCGAGATCCTCATCGACTCCGAGACGGCCGAGCGCGCCGGCTACGAGGTCGGCGACACCGTGCGCATGTCGGTCGACGGGCCGGTCCTGACCCCGAGGATCACCGGCATCTTCACCACCGACGACGGCAACGTCGCGGCCGGCGGCAGCCTCACCCTGTTCGACACGGCGACCGCGCAGAAGCTGTTCGGCAAGGCGGGCACCTACGACCAGATCGACGTCAAGGCGAAGGCGGGCGTCACGCAGGCCGCGCTGAAGGCGGAGCTGGACAAGGCGCTGCCCGGGGACCGCGTGGAGACCACGACCGGCAAGCAGCTCGCCGACGACCAGGCGCGGATGATCTCGGAGTCGATGAGCGGCATGCAGACGGCCTTGCTGGTCTTCGCCGGCATCGCCCTGTTCGTCGGCACGTTCATCATCGCCAACACCTTCACCATGCTGGTCGCCCAGCGCACCAAGGAGCTGGCGCTGATGCGGGCGGTCGGCGCCTCCCGCCGGCAGGTGACACGGTCGGTGCTCATCGAGGCGTTCGTGGTCGGCGCGGTCGCGGCCGTGGCCGGACTGGTCGCGGGCATCGGCATCGGAGCCGGACTGCGCTCCCTGATGGGGACGTTCGACGCGACCGTGCCGGACGGACCGCTGATCATCAAGCCCGCCACGATCCTCACCGCGCTCGCGGTCGGCATCCTGGTCACCATGCTGGCGGCGTGGCTGCCGGGCCGCCGGGCCGCGAAGATCCCGCCGGTGGCGGCCATGAACAGCGTGCACGCCAAGGCCACGACCAAGTCGCTGGTGCTGCGCAACACGCTGGGCGCCCTGTTCTCGGCCGCGGGCGTCGCGGTGGTCCTGGTGGCCACGACGATGGACGGCTCCGACGGCCAGATGCCCATGGGTCTCGGCGCGGTGCTGCTGATCATCGGCGTGTTCATCCTGACCCCGCTGCTGTCCCGCCCGCTGATCGCCGCCGCGGCGCCCGTGCTGCGCGCCTTCGGCGTGTCCGGCAAGCTGGCCCGGCAGAACTCGGTGCGCAACCCGCGCCGTACGGCCGCCACCGCCTCCGCGCTGATGATCGGCCTGACCCTGATCACCGGCATGACGGTGATGGCGGGCAGCCTCCAGCAGGCCATCGAGAAGATGGCGTCGTCGTCGATCAAGGCGGACTACGTGGTGTCCATGGCGAACGGCAACCCGCTGTCGCCGGACGTCGAGAAGAAGCTGGCGCGGACCGACGGCGTCACCGCCACCAGCCCGATACGCAACGCCGTCTCCCGGATCGACGGCCGGACCGAGTACCTGACCGGCGTCAACGGCGCCGCGATCGGCGAGCTGGCCGGCCCGAAGGTCGACGCCGGTTCCTTCAAGGTCGGCGGCACCCAGGTCGTCGTCGACAGCGAGACCGCGAAGTCCTACGGCTGGAAGGCCGGTTCCGCCTTCACCGTCTCCTACGAGGACGGCAAGAAGCAGCAGCTGACGGTCGCCGGGACGTACGAGAGCAACGACTTCCTGCGCGGCATCCTGCTCGACCAGGCGACCCTCGCTCCGCACAAGTCGGACCCGTACAACATGAAGGTCATGGTGAAGACCGCGGGCGGCACGTCCGGCGCGACGCAGGACAAGCTGGAGAAGGCCCTCGGCACCAACCCGGCCATCAAGGTCCAGGACAAGAAGGACATCTCCAACGAGATCGCACAGATGTTCACGCTGATGCTGAACATGGTCTACGGCCTGCTCGCCATGGCGGTGATCGTGGCGGTCCTCGGTGTCGTCAACACCCTGGCCATGTCGGTCTTCGAGCGCTCCCAGGAGATCGGCATGCTGCGGGCGATCGGCCTGGACCGCAAGGGCATCAAGCGCATGGTCCGCCTGGAGTCCCTCGTGATCTCGCTGTTCGGCGCGGTGCTGGGCATCGGACTGGGCGTGTTCTTCGGCTGGGCGGCCGGTGAGCTGCTGGCCACGAGGCTGGCGACCTACGAACTGGTCCTGCCGTGGGCCCGGATGGGCGTCTTCCTGCTGCTGGCCGCGACGGTGGGCGTCCTGGCCGCGCTGTGGCCGGCCCGGCGGGCGGCCCGGCTGAACATGCTGGAGGCGATCAAGGCGGAGTAG
- a CDS encoding SAM-dependent methyltransferase, with the protein MADAAPRLQGLFAQVLGAPPPVRIRAWDGSEAGPPGAPALVVRNRRALRRLLWRPGELGLARAWVAGDLDIDGDLYTTLDLLAGHIWERGEDARTLAQALRDPEFRAAVRGLVKLAGSPLPPAPPREEARRPRRNLHTKRTDRRAISHHYDVGNDFYEIVLGPSMVYSCAYWPSPGSTLEQAQHDKLELVCRKLGLRPGQRLLDVGCGWGSMAVHAAREHGVSVVGVTLSQEQAAYARKRVADEGLTDKVEIRVQDYRDVRDGPYDAISSIGMAEHVGAERYLDYATDLHGLLGPGGRLLNHQIARRPQRDETAYDVDAFIDSYVFPDGELQPIGVTVAQLERAGFEVRDVESIREHYALTLRHWVARLEADWQRAVQLTSPGRARVWRLYMAASALAFERNRIGVNQVLAVRTPESGEAGMPLRARTWN; encoded by the coding sequence ATGGCAGACGCCGCGCCGCGGCTGCAGGGCCTCTTCGCACAGGTGCTGGGAGCACCGCCACCCGTGCGCATCCGCGCCTGGGACGGTTCGGAGGCGGGCCCGCCGGGCGCGCCGGCCCTGGTCGTACGCAACCGCCGCGCCCTGCGCCGCCTGCTGTGGAGGCCGGGCGAACTCGGCCTGGCCCGGGCCTGGGTGGCGGGCGATCTCGACATCGACGGCGACCTCTACACCACCCTCGACCTGCTGGCCGGTCACATCTGGGAGCGCGGCGAGGACGCCCGCACCCTCGCCCAGGCCCTGCGCGACCCCGAGTTCCGCGCCGCCGTACGCGGGCTCGTCAAGCTCGCCGGGAGCCCGCTGCCGCCCGCCCCGCCCCGCGAGGAGGCCCGTCGGCCCCGCCGCAACCTGCACACCAAGCGCACCGACAGACGCGCCATCAGCCACCACTACGACGTCGGCAACGACTTCTACGAGATCGTCCTCGGCCCCTCCATGGTGTACTCCTGCGCCTACTGGCCGAGCCCCGGCAGCACCCTCGAACAGGCCCAGCACGACAAGCTCGAACTGGTCTGCCGCAAGCTCGGACTGAGACCCGGTCAGCGGCTGCTCGACGTCGGCTGCGGCTGGGGCTCGATGGCCGTCCACGCCGCCCGCGAGCACGGCGTGAGCGTCGTCGGCGTCACGCTCTCCCAGGAGCAGGCCGCGTACGCCCGCAAACGCGTCGCCGACGAGGGCCTCACCGACAAGGTCGAGATCCGCGTCCAGGACTACCGCGACGTCCGCGACGGACCCTACGACGCGATCTCCTCCATCGGCATGGCCGAACACGTCGGCGCCGAGCGGTACCTGGATTACGCCACCGACCTGCATGGTCTGCTGGGGCCCGGCGGGCGGCTGCTCAACCACCAGATCGCCCGCCGCCCGCAGCGGGACGAGACGGCGTACGACGTCGACGCGTTCATCGACTCCTACGTCTTCCCCGACGGTGAGCTCCAGCCGATCGGCGTCACCGTCGCCCAGCTGGAGCGCGCCGGGTTCGAGGTGCGCGACGTCGAGTCGATCCGCGAGCACTACGCCCTCACCCTGCGGCACTGGGTCGCCCGCCTGGAGGCCGACTGGCAGCGTGCCGTCCAGCTCACCAGCCCCGGCCGGGCCCGCGTCTGGCGCCTGTACATGGCCGCCTCCGCCCTCGCCTTCGAACGCAACCGCATCGGCGTCAACCAGGTCCTGGCCGTGCGGACCCCCGAATCGGGGGAGGCGGGCATGCCGCTGCGCGCCCGTACCTGGAACTGA